A single window of Fusobacterium perfoetens DNA harbors:
- the rfbA gene encoding glucose-1-phosphate thymidylyltransferase RfbA: MKGIILAGGSGTRLYPLTMVTSKQLLPVYDKPMIFYPLSTLMLAGIKDILIISTPQDLPNFKKLLGNGSHYGINLSYAEQPSPDGLAEAFLIGEEFIGNDSCAMILGDNIFYGAGLSKHLRGAESKKVGATIFGYYVNDPERFGIVEFDSNGKAISIEEKPENPKSNYCVTGLYFYDNRVVDFAKKVKPSERGELEITDLNKMYLEDGNLNVVTLGRGYAWFDMGTVDSLAEATEFIKVIETRQGIQIASLEEIAYLNKWIDKETLLESAKKYGKSNYGQYLLKVAENKIRY; this comes from the coding sequence ATGAAAGGAATAATTTTAGCAGGGGGAAGTGGAACTAGACTTTATCCACTTACAATGGTAACTTCAAAACAACTTTTACCAGTTTATGATAAACCAATGATATTTTATCCATTATCAACTTTGATGTTAGCAGGAATAAAAGATATTTTAATTATTTCAACACCACAAGACTTACCAAATTTTAAAAAACTTTTAGGAAATGGAAGTCACTATGGAATAAATTTAAGTTATGCAGAGCAACCTAGTCCTGATGGTTTAGCAGAAGCTTTTTTAATAGGAGAAGAATTTATTGGAAATGATTCTTGTGCAATGATACTTGGAGATAATATTTTTTATGGAGCAGGGTTGTCAAAACATTTGAGAGGGGCTGAGTCAAAAAAAGTTGGTGCAACAATTTTTGGATATTATGTAAATGATCCAGAGAGATTTGGGATTGTAGAATTTGATTCAAACGGAAAAGCAATCTCAATAGAGGAAAAACCAGAAAATCCAAAATCAAATTATTGTGTAACGGGATTATATTTTTATGACAATAGGGTTGTAGATTTTGCAAAAAAGGTAAAACCATCTGAAAGAGGAGAATTAGAGATAACAGATCTTAATAAAATGTATCTTGAAGATGGAAATCTTAATGTGGTGACACTTGGAAGAGGTTATGCTTGGTTTGATATGGGAACTGTAGATTCGTTAGCTGAAGCAACAGAGTTTATAAAAGTCATAGAAACTCGTCAAGGAATACAAATTGCATCTTTAGAGGAGATAGCTTATCTTAATAAATGGATAGATAAAGAAACTCTTTTAGAATCAGCTAAAAAATATGGAAAATCAAATTATGGTCAATATCTTTTAAAGGTAGCAGAGAATAAAATAAGATATTAA
- the rfbC gene encoding dTDP-4-dehydrorhamnose 3,5-epimerase, whose product MKVIETEIKDLYMIEPQVFGDNRGWFMESWSQKKMEEAGLFYNFVQDSHSFSEKKGTLRGLHFQKGSSSQAKLVRCVRGAVLDVAVDLRKNSKTYKKWVGCILSEENKKQFLIPRGFAHGFLTLTDNVEFVYKADNYYDPQSDRNIIWNDEEINVDWGIENPILSEKDKKAPKLSESDVDF is encoded by the coding sequence ATGAAAGTAATAGAAACAGAAATTAAAGATTTGTATATGATAGAACCTCAAGTTTTTGGAGATAATAGAGGTTGGTTTATGGAGAGCTGGTCTCAAAAGAAAATGGAAGAGGCAGGTTTATTTTATAATTTTGTTCAAGACAGTCACTCTTTTTCTGAAAAAAAAGGAACTCTTCGTGGATTACATTTTCAAAAAGGTAGCTCATCTCAGGCAAAACTTGTAAGATGTGTAAGAGGAGCTGTTCTTGATGTGGCAGTAGATCTTAGAAAAAATTCAAAAACTTACAAAAAATGGGTTGGTTGTATTTTATCAGAAGAAAATAAAAAACAATTTTTAATACCTAGAGGATTTGCTCACGGATTTTTAACTTTGACTGATAATGTTGAATTTGTTTACAAAGCTGATAATTACTATGACCCACAATCTGATAGAAATATTATTTGGAATGATGAGGAAATAAATGTTGATTGGGGAATAGAAAATCCTATTTTATCAGAAAAAGATAAAAAAGCCCCAAAATTATCAGAAAGTGATGTGGATTTTTAA
- a CDS encoding MATE family efflux transporter: MNRDLTKGNITKTMLLFALPMIAGNILQQFYNIADTFIVGKFLGADALAAVGSSYALMIFLTSILLGLCMGSGALFSIRFGERNEEKLKSSIFVSFFLILAVTVVINIFSFVFINKIINFMRIPENIFKITKDYLWIIFYGIGFTFLYNFFASLLRALGNSVVPLIFLAISAITNIVLDLWFVIELGWGVKGAGGATVIAQGISGVGIAIYTYYKFSWIFSGFSKKFFSKNILKEISQYSFLTCVQQSIMNLGILMVQGLVNSFGTVIMAAFTVAVKIDSFAYMPVQDFGNSFSTFIAQNYGAGESKRIKEGIKNAIKVSTLFCIFISGVVYIFAEKLMLIFVQPNEIEIIEEGIKYLRIEGVFYWGIGCLFLLYGFFRAIEKPGISLILTIVSLGTRVVLSYSLAGIPAIGVKGIWWSIPIGWILADGVGFFYYLKNKRNLDKRKEL; this comes from the coding sequence TTGAATAGAGATTTGACAAAAGGAAATATCACAAAGACAATGCTTTTATTTGCTCTTCCTATGATAGCTGGAAATATTCTTCAGCAGTTTTATAATATAGCAGACACATTTATTGTAGGAAAATTTTTGGGAGCAGATGCTTTGGCAGCAGTAGGGTCTTCCTACGCTCTTATGATATTTCTTACATCTATTCTTTTGGGACTTTGTATGGGAAGTGGAGCTTTATTTTCTATAAGATTTGGAGAGAGAAATGAAGAAAAATTAAAATCTAGTATTTTTGTCTCATTTTTTCTTATTTTAGCCGTGACAGTTGTGATAAATATATTTTCTTTTGTATTTATTAATAAAATTATAAATTTTATGAGAATACCAGAAAATATTTTTAAGATAACTAAAGATTATCTTTGGATAATTTTCTATGGAATAGGTTTTACTTTTTTATATAATTTCTTTGCCTCTCTTTTAAGAGCTTTGGGAAATTCTGTAGTTCCACTTATTTTTTTAGCTATATCGGCTATAACAAATATAGTTCTTGATTTATGGTTTGTAATTGAGCTTGGCTGGGGAGTAAAAGGAGCTGGAGGAGCTACTGTTATTGCTCAAGGAATATCAGGAGTAGGAATTGCAATCTATACATATTATAAATTTTCGTGGATATTTTCAGGATTTTCAAAAAAATTTTTTAGTAAAAATATATTAAAAGAGATTTCTCAATACTCATTTCTTACTTGTGTGCAACAATCTATAATGAATTTGGGAATTCTTATGGTACAAGGTTTAGTTAATAGTTTTGGTACAGTGATTATGGCAGCTTTTACAGTGGCAGTAAAAATTGATTCCTTTGCTTATATGCCAGTTCAAGATTTTGGAAATTCTTTTTCAACTTTTATTGCACAAAATTATGGAGCAGGAGAGAGTAAAAGAATAAAAGAGGGAATAAAAAATGCTATTAAAGTCTCAACTCTTTTTTGTATTTTTATTTCTGGGGTTGTGTATATTTTTGCAGAAAAACTTATGTTAATATTTGTACAGCCAAATGAAATAGAAATTATTGAAGAGGGAATAAAATATCTTCGTATAGAGGGAGTATTTTATTGGGGAATAGGTTGTTTATTTCTTTTGTATGGATTTTTTAGAGCTATTGAAAAACCGGGAATATCTCTTATTCTTACAATAGTTTCTTTAGGAACAAGAGTTGTACTTTCATATTCTTTGGCAGGGATACCAGCTATAGGAGTAAAAGGAATATGGTGGTCTATCCCAATTGGTTGGATTTTAGCAGATGGAGTTGGATTTTTTTATTATCTAAAAAATAAAAGAAATCTTGATAAGAGAAAAGAATTGTAA
- the plsY gene encoding glycerol-3-phosphate 1-O-acyltransferase PlsY has protein sequence MKYILLSLLAYFAGSIPSGVWIGKTFKGIDIRTVGSKNSGATNAYRNLGAVYGLMTLVIDALKGYLPLLISSKMGVSEKYIVVIGLIAILGHSFSCFLNFKGGKGVATSLGVFLFLAPKAIGIATLGFLIVVFFTRYVSLSSITAAIILPIMTMILPAKDGVDKFTLSILSVFIGVFVIYKHKTNITRLLNGTESKIVFKK, from the coding sequence ATAAAATATATATTATTATCATTACTCGCATATTTTGCTGGTTCTATCCCAAGTGGTGTTTGGATAGGAAAGACATTTAAAGGAATAGATATAAGAACAGTGGGAAGTAAAAACTCAGGGGCGACAAATGCTTATAGAAATTTAGGGGCAGTCTATGGGCTTATGACATTAGTGATAGATGCTTTAAAAGGTTATTTGCCACTTTTGATTTCTAGTAAAATGGGAGTATCTGAAAAATATATTGTTGTCATTGGTCTTATAGCGATACTAGGACATTCTTTTTCTTGTTTTCTAAATTTTAAAGGAGGAAAAGGGGTTGCAACAAGTTTAGGAGTATTTTTATTTTTAGCTCCAAAAGCTATTGGTATTGCCACACTAGGATTTTTAATAGTTGTTTTCTTCACAAGATATGTATCACTTTCTTCAATTACAGCAGCTATAATTTTGCCAATAATGACAATGATTCTACCTGCAAAAGATGGAGTGGACAAATTTACCCTATCAATACTTAGTGTTTTTATAGGGGTTTTCGTTATATACAAACACAAAACAAATATAACAAGACTTTTAAATGGAACAGAATCGAAAATAGTATTTAAAAAATAA
- a CDS encoding NAD(P)H-dependent glycerol-3-phosphate dehydrogenase, producing the protein MPKDFMEKIVVVGSGSWGTALALTLARKNCFDVVMWEYNKELAEKLEKTRENELLPGVKFPDNLHVTNEKENLFKDAKVVIFSIPSQVLRGVVAQFSNQLRSDLLIVNTGKGLEISTGMRLSDVIKDEIFGKYHNNIVVLSGPTHAEEVAMGLPTTIVAAGKYENAKKIQEIFNSKVFRVYVNEDMIGVELGGAVKNCLALGAGIADGMGFGDNTKAALITRGIKEMIRFGEKCGANPETFNGLAGIGDLIVTCASKHSRNRYVGEKLGKGEKLSDILNGMKMVAEGVPTVKAVYEKARELNVPMPITEAIYKVIYEDKKATEMVEELMTRELKEEF; encoded by the coding sequence TTGCCTAAGGATTTTATGGAAAAAATAGTAGTAGTAGGATCAGGTAGCTGGGGGACAGCTTTAGCTTTGACACTGGCTAGAAAAAATTGCTTTGATGTTGTTATGTGGGAATATAACAAAGAATTAGCAGAAAAATTAGAAAAAACAAGAGAAAATGAACTTTTACCGGGGGTAAAATTTCCAGATAATTTACATGTAACAAACGAAAAAGAAAATCTTTTTAAAGATGCCAAAGTGGTTATATTTTCAATTCCATCACAAGTATTAAGAGGTGTTGTGGCTCAATTCTCTAATCAATTAAGAAGTGATCTGTTGATAGTTAACACAGGGAAAGGGTTAGAAATTTCAACAGGAATGAGACTTTCTGATGTTATAAAAGATGAGATTTTTGGTAAATATCATAATAATATAGTTGTACTTTCTGGACCAACTCACGCAGAAGAAGTAGCAATGGGATTACCTACTACGATAGTTGCAGCTGGAAAATATGAAAATGCTAAAAAAATTCAAGAGATTTTTAATTCAAAAGTATTCAGAGTATATGTAAATGAAGATATGATTGGAGTGGAACTTGGAGGAGCTGTTAAAAACTGTCTTGCTTTAGGAGCAGGGATTGCAGATGGAATGGGATTTGGAGACAATACAAAGGCTGCACTTATTACTCGTGGAATAAAAGAGATGATAAGATTTGGAGAAAAATGTGGAGCTAATCCAGAAACATTCAATGGACTTGCAGGAATAGGAGATTTAATAGTTACTTGTGCAAGTAAACATAGTAGAAATAGATATGTAGGAGAAAAATTAGGAAAGGGAGAAAAACTTTCTGATATTTTAAATGGAATGAAAATGGTAGCTGAGGGAGTACCTACTGTAAAAGCTGTGTATGAAAAGGCGAGAGAATTAAATGTTCCAATGCCAATAACAGAGGCTATATACAAAGTTATATATGAAGATAAAAAAGCTACTGAAATGGTAGAGGAGTTAATGACACGTGAATTAAAAGAAGAATTTTAG
- a CDS encoding sigma-70 family RNA polymerase sigma factor, translated as MEEKDLVAIYLNDIRKYKILTKEEEEQLLLKVKAGDIEAKNKLIVSNLRLVVSIAKSYLNKKMSLIDMISEGNIGLIHAVEKFDTDKGYRFSTYAVWWIKQSISKALINKGREIRVPSYKYDLYNKINKFILDEMVRTGEYPTNEEVAEKLNLKLKTVEDAGLDFQEIMSLSEEVGENIFLEDTLAIQDKTDIEKDFINKMGREKVKNMVNDLTTREREILKRRYGLDGYDIHTLEEIGETFSITRERVRQLEKKTLEKLRKKYRKDLYNNLFI; from the coding sequence ATGGAAGAAAAGGATCTAGTAGCTATTTATTTGAATGATATAAGGAAATATAAAATATTAACCAAAGAGGAAGAAGAGCAACTGCTTCTAAAAGTAAAAGCTGGAGATATAGAGGCAAAGAATAAATTGATTGTGTCAAATCTTCGTCTTGTTGTTAGTATTGCCAAAAGTTATTTGAATAAGAAGATGTCTTTGATAGATATGATTAGCGAGGGAAACATTGGACTTATTCACGCAGTTGAAAAATTTGATACGGATAAAGGATATCGTTTCTCAACATATGCTGTTTGGTGGATAAAACAGTCCATTAGTAAGGCTCTTATTAATAAAGGAAGGGAGATAAGAGTTCCGTCTTATAAATATGATCTTTATAATAAAATAAATAAATTTATTTTAGATGAGATGGTAAGAACTGGAGAATATCCCACAAATGAAGAGGTTGCTGAAAAATTAAATCTAAAACTAAAAACTGTGGAAGATGCAGGTCTTGATTTTCAAGAGATAATGTCTTTAAGTGAAGAAGTAGGAGAAAATATTTTCCTAGAAGATACTTTGGCTATCCAAGATAAAACAGATATAGAAAAAGATTTTATAAATAAAATGGGTAGAGAAAAAGTTAAAAATATGGTAAATGATCTTACTACTAGAGAAAGAGAGATATTAAAGAGAAGATATGGTCTTGATGGCTATGATATCCATACTCTTGAAGAGATAGGGGAAACTTTTAGTATAACTAGAGAAAGAGTAAGACAACTTGAGAAAAAAACATTGGAAAAATTAAGAAAAAAATATAGGAAAGATCTATACAATAATCTTTTTATTTAG
- the dnaN gene encoding DNA polymerase III subunit beta, whose protein sequence is MFVKIDRLEFLKKLRIVEKAISENKVKPIIGCVYLKAKDGKITFYGTNLEITMVSTAEALVLEDGVVAFQPQLIDEYVKELSEKELSLKVQGNGLVIETEDSSTEFSTMNAEEYPKIEYSYDEAESWFTIEGQRLLSVFEKVKYSAATGSENLAMNCIRLEASDKVARFITTDTYRMTYLEQEIDTDCKLNISIPLNSADAITKLLKVEPLETIKVLFNKNYIYFISGETEIICRIIELTFPNYRGILEGATYNKKFIIKNEEFSKILKRVQIFVKNNTDAKNGALLEFSDKRLLISGTSSIAKVVEDIKIDYEGSPLRISLNVKFLLEFMQNLDNEKNIIIELKEANSSVKIIEEGNDKYIYIVMPLALKD, encoded by the coding sequence ATGTTTGTAAAGATAGATAGATTAGAATTTCTAAAAAAGTTAAGAATTGTTGAAAAGGCAATATCTGAAAATAAGGTAAAACCTATAATAGGGTGTGTGTACCTAAAGGCTAAAGATGGGAAAATAACTTTTTATGGAACTAATTTAGAAATAACAATGGTATCAACAGCTGAGGCTTTAGTATTAGAAGATGGAGTTGTGGCTTTTCAACCTCAACTAATAGATGAATATGTAAAAGAGCTATCTGAAAAAGAACTATCATTAAAAGTCCAAGGAAATGGGCTTGTGATAGAGACTGAAGATTCATCAACAGAGTTTTCTACAATGAATGCTGAAGAATATCCAAAGATTGAATATTCTTATGATGAGGCTGAAAGTTGGTTTACAATAGAGGGGCAAAGACTTTTAAGTGTTTTTGAAAAAGTAAAATATTCGGCAGCTACTGGAAGTGAAAATCTAGCAATGAATTGTATAAGATTAGAGGCTAGTGACAAGGTAGCAAGATTTATAACAACAGATACTTACCGTATGACTTATTTAGAGCAAGAGATTGATACAGATTGTAAATTAAATATAAGTATTCCTTTAAATTCTGCTGACGCTATAACAAAACTTTTAAAAGTAGAGCCATTAGAAACTATAAAAGTATTATTCAACAAAAATTATATTTATTTTATAAGTGGAGAGACAGAGATAATTTGTAGAATTATTGAGTTAACTTTCCCAAATTATAGAGGAATTTTAGAAGGAGCTACTTATAATAAAAAATTTATTATAAAGAATGAAGAGTTTTCTAAAATATTAAAAAGAGTTCAAATCTTTGTAAAAAATAATACAGATGCTAAAAATGGAGCGTTATTAGAATTTTCTGATAAAAGACTTTTGATAAGTGGTACAAGTAGTATAGCAAAAGTTGTGGAAGATATTAAGATAGACTATGAGGGTAGTCCACTAAGAATATCTTTAAATGTAAAATTCCTATTGGAGTTTATGCAAAACTTAGATAATGAGAAAAATATAATCATAGAATTAAAAGAGGCAAATAGCTCTGTAAAAATCATAGAAGAGGGAAATGATAAATATATATACATTGTTATGCCACTAGCTCTAAAAGATTAA